The following nucleotide sequence is from Oncorhynchus clarkii lewisi isolate Uvic-CL-2024 chromosome 6, UVic_Ocla_1.0, whole genome shotgun sequence.
AGGTCCCGGGCCCCCTGGGTGCCGGCCCCAGGAAGAACCTCCACTCGGGATGACGCATACAAGTGGGAGGTCTTGGAACTGTTTGCTCCTCACAGATATATTTTTCATCCAGTGCTATGGACGTTCCTTACGTTTTACATTGACAAAGATCCATTATTTCTCACTTCCCACAGATATAATATCCTACATGTTATCATTAGATATACTACCAATGTTGATTTTCATGTCTCTCAGGGGCCTTCATACTGTCTGGAGATCAAACCTGTATCACATGCTAAGCCTTCCCTGTCCCCACTGCAGTTGACTGACCTGTCTGATGAGGATAAACAAGAGCAGAGGATGCATAGCCAGTGTAACAAATATAGGAGGAAGATTGATGGACTCATGATGGATGTTGGGTCTCCAACGAATTacgtatgtacagtgccttcagaaagaactTGTTACAGGCAGAatagaaaatgtattaaatcattttttctctcacccatctacatacaatgtcccataatgacaaagtgaaagcaagttttttgacatttttgcaaatgtattgaaaattaaatacagaagtatctaatttacataagtattcacaccaccaAGTacatactttgtagaagcacctttagtgctgattacagctgtgagtctgtgTGGCCACacacaactcaatcatcaagtttgcagaccgcacaacagtagtaggccttaGTACCAACAATGATGAGCCAGCCTACAGCGAGGAattgagggccctgggagagtggtgacaggaaaataacctctcactcaacatcaacaaaacaaaggagctgattgtggacttcaggaaaccgcagagggagcacaccccactattcacatcgacaggaccgcagtggagaaggtggaaagcttccagttcctcggcgtacacatccctgacgatctgaaatggtccacccacacagacagtgtggtgaagaaggcgcaacagtgcctcgaaatttgtcttggcccctaaaaccctcaaacttttacagatgcacaattgagagcatcttgtcgtgctgtatcaccgcctggtacggcaactgcactgcccgcaacATCAGGGCTTTCCAGATGGTGGTGAGGTCTGCCCAACCCATCACCAGGGGCAAGCTACctgccctcctggacacctacagcacccgatgtcacaggaaggccaaaaatatgtACTGCTTCATTACAATACAGAGCCACGATCTCACTGGAATTCAGCAATATCATGTTCATCCCTCTTATTTGTTGCATAATTGTGTCCAGTAAACAAagatgtgtgtttctgtctgcttTTGGTGGTCAGGTGAGGCTGTGGAAGAAGGAGCGTATGATGGAGCACCAGTCAGAGTGTCTGAGCGCATGTCAGCGTGTCATCGACGAGCAGGAGGAGGAGCTGCTGGATGCCAACAAAGAGCTGGacctcagagaaagagagaagatctCCATCCAACACTCCCTAAGGAAGAGGGGCGAAGCAGgctacaacaggtgtggactccACCTGTAATATCATAAGGACATTTAGTCATCAAGCATAGGATTATCAGTATTAGATTGAGTAGCCAATAGAATAGAATGAAAATACATCTGAACTATTTAATGTTTACAAGACAACTTAAAAATGTGTGAGGCAGTTTAGGAACAGCATGGTTTTAAACTTTCCATTCGGTGCAGTGCTTATTCGGGGACTCTACACGGGGAAAGACACATGCTACTGAGGAAGCTGGTAGAAGCGGAGTTTGACGGGGTGGCAgtggtcacacagttgacagcaTTGAATGAGTCCATGGGTGGTGTGAAAAAGGTGAATTTGATACAAGTGACCCTGTTAAATATTAAATATGGacttaaaattttttttttttttaagactgTCCTTTCTCCTTGCTAGGATAAGCGGTTGTCCAAGGCGGACGCTGCCCTGCTTGGTAGGCAGCAAGAGTTGCTGACAAAGAAAATAGAAACATTTGAAAGCACAAACCGCACTCTCCAAGAACTCCTCAGGGAATGCCATGAGCGAGAGGTACTCTCCCCAATACATTGACTTGCTCAGACTGACGAGGACAGTGGCTTTGAAAGAAAATCTAAAATGACAATTAGAATTGTGGTCTTATATTTTTGTTGATGTATTTATTGATAGATAGAATCATTGAGGACGTCAGAGCAAAGGCAAGGCCTACTGAAGAGACTGGCGGACACAGAAGCAGAAAAAATTGTGTGTATGCATCACCATGTTCCTGTGTTTATCACCATGTGCTTTTATCTGTTACATTTCCCTTTTATATTGGTTTCCTTTCACTCTGTGTGGTGTATATCCATGGTCATAGATGACATTAAGAATGTTGTTTCTGTTTTTCTGGCTTTCAGCATCTTGCTACAAAACTCAACAACAAAGAGAAGGAAGCCACCCAGCTTGCAGTACGTTTGGATTCTGAAAAGGTACATCATTGTCTCTACTTCTCTAGATTCTCATTCGTTTGCATTTGATGCGGAGCGAGATCATAAAgatcattatttatttatagaaatataaacaaatatatacaTCAAATTGGTGGATACTTATTTTTGTCCTATTTCAGTCATGTCCAAGTGTGTAATTTATACCTGTATGTAAATGAAAAATGCTCTGGGATTTGAaacagcaaccttttggttaatgGCGCaaagctctaaccgctaggctacctgccaccagtGCTCACAAATAGCATCTTATTAATATTCATCATTCCATATCCTCCATACAGGATATTGTGAAGAACACAGGAGAGCTGTCTAAAGTTCTGGAGTCAACCTGCAGCCAGCTTATGGTTCAGTTACGCAGCAAAGAGACTGAAAATGACCGCCAGGCCGGCCGGAGCAAAGTGGGTACCAAGGTTTATAGGCCACAGAATTAATAGAGTCTGTTATTTTTTGGTCCTTGGGGGCAATTCAGGGAGTTGGTCTGATGATGCACTCTGATGTCATCGGCCTCCCCCTTGCTTGCCAAAACAATAGAGGAGCAGTTGAAGACACTTGTGCCATGTCAGAGGacacctggaccacctattgagcCATTTGTTAAGTAAATCCGGTGATAAATTAGGTTCTAGGGAGGCTGGAGTGGGTCTTTACAGTATAGACTCTGGAACATCTGACCACAACAATCGTCTCTCCATTGCTTCCTCTTATCTCCCTTCTTTGTGTGGAGTAGGAGATGGAGCAGACCCAGGAGCAGCAGAAGGAGGAGATACAGGCCCTGCTGGAGCAGCTGAAGCGACAGAGTAAAGAGGACAAAGAGAGTCTGAAACTGGCCAACCAGAGGCAGAGGGCAGAGCACAGTGAGGATTCAGCCAGACATCTCTCTGAACAGCTGCTGGAGAAGGTCAGACACTCACTGATCCTCAGGCTGCTCTCATGGGTTGGCACGTGGTGTTGGGTGAATATTATTAAATGCTGTGAATATTATATGCTGTGAATATTATTAAATGGGAAGAGTACATGTATACTTACAAGCAATCTAAGCGGGCCCGGTTCAACTTAGCCCCCTCTGAAACTTGTGCCACTTCAGTTTTACTTTCTTATAATCTCCTtatataaaaatagc
It contains:
- the LOC139410796 gene encoding outer dense fiber protein 2-like isoform X1 — its product is MKTRDSSPPLHVHVPETTPVHVHLKRSQKSCTAKTPQMKIKEVQIKGDIGNLRARARSRAPWVPAPGRTSTRDDAYKWEVLELFAPHRYIFHPVLWTFLTFYIDKDPLFLTSHRYNILHVIIRYTTNVDFHVSQGPSYCLEIKPVSHAKPSLSPLQLTDLSDEDKQEQRMHSQCNKYRRKIDGLMMDVGSPTNYVRLWKKERMMEHQSECLSACQRVIDEQEEELLDANKELDLREREKISIQHSLRKRGEAGYNSAYSGTLHGERHMLLRKLVEAEFDGVAVVTQLTALNESMGGVKKDKRLSKADAALLGRQQELLTKKIETFESTNRTLQELLRECHEREIESLRTSEQRQGLLKRLADTEAEKIHLATKLNNKEKEATQLAVRLDSEKDIVKNTGELSKVLESTCSQLMVQLRSKETENDRQAGRSKEMEQTQEQQKEEIQALLEQLKRQSKEDKESLKLANQRQRAEHSEDSARHLSEQLLEKETELAEALTSAESWCTRHSKEVTVKSQLEVEIAVLKNQVSELTAQIHTVEEKGHPEREGLLDQLHRLTSDNSSNKLQNQKLKITLSAAEENLMQSQSEAQQLKSSVKKLESQVENYKRKVQRARLESEEYCLKLEISEKHAQGMKADLEREIEQVRRQLLGRLKELEPLPERLKRSELQLRVAKEETQTQERRNTEQNNALSELRHKVEQQGCWVETFQENNFLLVEEHNNLQQKIEIIERKLEGANLQNRDMVHVIGKREETIHSTQKQLEERARECSILSKQLELAFKDGQREADQSLERALFKERSIQTKALDLESQLGLRKTELSQLRRSKEDMELRFQNQLKNMKERLEQSDSTNRSLQNYVQFLKASYSK
- the LOC139410796 gene encoding outer dense fiber protein 2-like isoform X4; the encoded protein is MKTRDSSPPLHVHVPETTPVHVHLKRSQKSCTAKTPQMKIKEVQIKGDIGNLRARARSRAPWVPAPGRTSTRDDAYKWEVLELFAPHRYIFHPVLWTFLTFYIDKDPLFLTSHRYNILHVIIRYTTNVDFHVSQGPSYCLEIKPVSHAKPSLSPLQLTDLSDEDKQEQRMHSQCNKYRRKIDGLMMDVGSPTNYVRLWKKERMMEHQSECLSACQRVIDEQEEELLDANKELDLREREKISIQHSLRKRGEAGYNSAYSGTLHGERHMLLRKLVEAEFDGVAVVTQLTALNESMGGVKKDKRLSKADAALLGRQQELLTKKIETFESTNRTLQELLRECHEREIESLRTSEQRQGLLKRLADTEAEKIHLATKLNNKEKEATQLAVRLDSEKDIVKNTGELSKVLESTCSQLMVQLRSKETENDRQAGRSKEMEQTQEQQKEEIQALLEQLKRQSKEDKESLKLANQRQRAEHSEDSARHLSEQLLEKETELAEALTSAESWCTRHSKEVTVKSQLEVEIAVLKNQVSELTAQIHTVEEKGHPEREGLLDQLHRLTSDNSSNKLQNQKLKITLSAAEENLMQSQSEAQQLKSSVKKLESQVENYKRKVEQQGCWVETFQENNFLLVEEHNNLQQKIEIIERKLEGANLQNRDMVHVIGKREETIHSTQKQLEERARECSILSKQLELAFKDGQREADQSLERALFKERSIQTKALDLESQLGLRKTELSQLRRSKEDMELRFQNQLKNMKERLEQSDSTNRSLQNYVQFLKASYSK
- the LOC139410796 gene encoding outer dense fiber protein 2-like isoform X5 — encoded protein: MKTRDSSPPLHVHVPETTPVHVHLKRSQKSCTAKTPQMKIKEVQIKGDIGNLRARARSRAPWVPAPGRTSTRDDAYKWELTDLSDEDKQEQRMHSQCNKYRRKIDGLMMDVGSPTNYVRLWKKERMMEHQSECLSACQRVIDEQEEELLDANKELDLREREKISIQHSLRKRGEAGYNSAYSGTLHGERHMLLRKLVEAEFDGVAVVTQLTALNESMGGVKKDKRLSKADAALLGRQQELLTKKIETFESTNRTLQELLRECHEREIESLRTSEQRQGLLKRLADTEAEKIHLATKLNNKEKEATQLAVRLDSEKDIVKNTGELSKVLESTCSQLMVQLRSKETENDRQAGRSKEMEQTQEQQKEEIQALLEQLKRQSKEDKESLKLANQRQRAEHSEDSARHLSEQLLEKETELAEALTSAESWCTRHSKEVTVKSQLEVEIAVLKNQVSELTAQIHTVEEKGHPEREGLLDQLHRLTSDNSSNKLQNQKLKITLSAAEENLMQSQSEAQQLKSSVKKLESQVENYKRKVEQQGCWVETFQENNFLLVEEHNNLQQKIEIIERKLEGANLQNRDMVHVIGKREETIHSTQKQLEERARECSILSKQLELAFKDGQREADQSLERALFKERSIQTKALDLESQLGLRKTELSQLRRSKEDMELRFQNQLKNMKERLEQSDSTNRSLQNYVQFLKASYSK